The sequence below is a genomic window from Pseudorasbora parva isolate DD20220531a chromosome 4, ASM2467924v1, whole genome shotgun sequence.
ATGGAAGAATGAGTCTTACTGTGAGACAGACGCCTCCTGCAGAGAATCACGGTCAGTAACACGAGTCCAGTGATGATCAGAAGCAGAACCACAGACACACTGACCGTCAGTGGAATGGAGTTCACTGTTGAAGAGGGAACCCATGTGCAGTTTATTAACAAatgtgaacagaacacacaataaataaagacCTCACCTGACCTGAAGCAGAACATGAGCATGGACGGCGACTCTCAGACAACGGGACTGagaacacccccccccccccccccccccccaaaaaaaaaaaaaactgcctgtatccacttttgtgtcCTTAAAGGTTTCGTTTTTTTGGGTCAGCAGTTTATAAACACTTCTGGGTTTTTTGTTGTggttttttttagcttgttcgCTGTACACCtggtcacatatcagcttttagacattttcCTGTTGTTAGTTataagtcagaaatgacaaggaggccaCTTCCCGCAATAAAAAGTCAATGGAAATGGTTGGCTTGTCCCCCCCGGTGGGCGAggctttcagattatgacgcgtgtcgctctgtctctataTGATCACATGATTGGAAGGGCATCACCTTACAGAACTAGGAAACACGACTGAGTaaagttcaaaataaaagacatgaaacaaaACCCAACACCAACCGTGACAGTCTGAGAAGAGCCTGAAAACACCAGAGACACAAATGAGTGTGTTTGTACCAGTCACAGGAGACACAGATGCGAGCGCTGTAGATTTCACTGATGTAGATGGTGATGAAGATGCTGATGATGTTGTTCTATGATTGTTCATCTCTAAAACACAGTAAACCAGAGCCAATCAGCTGGAGTCATACATACGTGACACTTCACTTCCCTTTTCTCAAAGAGGCTGATGTTTTTCACACATTACTGGACAATCAGATGTTTCACACAAAACCACAAACTGTCGACTACAGAGAACCTTATACATGCATTCTGTTCCAAGCAAAACAATGATCAATAAATCTCACGGTACAGTCCAGTACAGAATAAAGTTGCAGAATAAACTGCAAGCAGTTTTTATTAACACGATTACCACAAACAAACAACAggctatatacacacacataatggacaaaaaataaaataaaaactataatcAAAAACCATGGAAACTGAAGGAAACAGAACTTTATCACAGGAAATTAAATCAATGGAATATAATATAACCTAAGAGTCCATGGAGAATTTTAGCATATGTTCAAAAACATTAGTTCAAGTGACTGCTctgcactcttaaaaataaaggttctatATTGGCATTGATGGTTCCATAAAGAACTTTCAGCATCCATGGCATCTTTCCATTGCACAGAAAATGATTTATGGTGAAAAAGAAAATGCTCGTTAGATTATTAAAAGGTTCTTCATAGTTAAAAAACCCTGTACTTTTAAAAACTGATAACTGAAAAGGTTCTTTAGGGAaccaaaaatatattctataGCAGCACAGTGGAACCTTGTTTTTTAAGAGTGTGGTTACTGATTGTTTCTGGTCTTTTAGCATCATGTGTGACGTTGAGGAGATCGTCATGGGTTTGAGGCTCTCAGTTACTCACCTGTTATAACCTCCAGCTTCACTTCAGTGTAGAGATCTTTTCCTCTAGTTCGATCAACTGCACACTGGTACGTCCCAGAATCCCCTTGCCTCAGATCTCTGATGGTCACAGTGAAGACTTCTGATCTTGTGTCATCATACAGCGAGAATCTTCCCTTCTGAAACCATTTGTCTTTCTTATTAGTCCTGATGAGGTCAGAGCACCATCTAGTCTTTGGTTTAGCAAGCCTCTTTCCTTTACAAAAATATGTGGCTTTTATTGTATATTCTTTATTATATTTGCATGTGATGTTGACATCAGACCCAGAGTATCCTGTTACGTCCTTGGAGCTTACAACACCTACAACAAACAAGAATCATAAAACATGTGGTGCGGAAGAGACAGAAAACTGAGTTAAATTCTTACAATCAATTCAACaacatgaactgaattgaaaGATTATCCTCATCAAATCTGTGCTTTTGTCAGTGATTCTTACCAGGAATCATCATCAGAGTGAAAGTCCAGATGATCTTCATTCTTCTCTCTTGATCATTAAATGATCTTTTCTGTAGTCAGTAGATTCAGTTCTTCTGAAGCTCtcgatgtgtgttcagatgagcTTTGACTGTTTCTTTCCTGGTTACATGTTTAACATGAAGTGCTGAATGTGACAGAGATGCCCAGTTCCTCTTTCTCTTCTACAGTGAGTGAGAGGTATTAATAAAGTGGGAAGTAAAACTAATTATTCAACCATGCCTAATTTGACTGACATctgatggacacacacacaaacagcagAAGTTCCCATTTTAACTATAAGTGCAGATTTATGATATGACAGACAGAACAGAATACAGGAAGTATAACAACATCCAGGGACAAACACACCATCCAGAAAGTGGTGAATTGAAGGTAGAATGGGGGATGGATGGAGGACCAGGACTGTGGCATGGATGAGGGCCTGGAGACAAAGCAGGGACCAGCATAGTAGAAAACTGAGCTGGAGACCACCAAGGGGGCAGGAGACTACAAGAAAGAACAGAAGACCATGTTGGAGCCAATACAGAGAGCCCAGAGAGTAAAGACAATATATGTGGCTGTTACAGAGCTGATGGGGAACACAAAGTTCAGGAATGACTTTATTTACTTTGACAAGGGGTTACAGCGAGTCCAAAGGTTGCCTCCATGGCCATAACAGGAGAGGCATAGGTTTCAGGAGTGGATGCTGCCACCTCAGAAGGAGCAGAAGAAGAAAGTGAAGCACAAACACACAAGATGGCCGTTTCAATTACAGGTAGCACAGCCGGCAGTGTGAAGACTTCCGAGACCACCAGACTAGAAAGCGCTGAGATCTATGGGTGGGAGGACAAATTGATGCATTGGACTCCCATTTTGCGAGCCACCTCCTTCTTGCTGTTGGCTGAGTAGAAGTCAGATACACTTATAATTGTTACAAGCAGGCCAGGCTCCACCCTCTCCCAGACACAACAGTCACCAGATTACTGATTGCACGCACCTGCACATCATCAGCACGGCAATCACCATCTGCACTTAGACCAAGTTtactcactcagtcactgtcCGTTCTGGTTTGCACACGCTACCGCTTATGCTCACTTCTACGGACTCACCTGAAAACTTACCTGTGTATCCTTGTCTTCCAAGTGTCTCCACGTCTTGTCTCCTGGCTCTTTGTCTCCATCGCTCCAGCGTCTCAGTCTGTCATCCTGCCATACACCTGCAACAAAGACGTATCGTATTACCCCAGTACCACTCTGCTTGGATTCGTCTTGCCTTCATTCACCTCTGCCGATCTCATCCTAGTTGTTATCAATAAACTATGTGTTTCACTGTCTCCAGTTCTCCGTGTCATCtctgtttgtaacaataatcccTATACTTCATTGTTAGCTGCTGCCACAttcttttaatgtatttatttattttgctcgTGGGATACCATGACAATTAATATAAGTTTAATAACAAACTGTTCTGCCAGTTTCACCTCTGATATTAAAGCAGTGATTACAAATTAAACTTACACATTGACCTGGAAGAATGcagatatatttttgtcaggtgaATCATAACTTCAGAGCTCCATTGTTAATGGCTTTTCATAGTCACGATATACACCAGGGGTGTCCAACCCCGGTTCTGGAGGTCTACCGTCCTGAAGATTCCAGTTCCATCCCTgctccaacacacctgtctgtcATTATCAAGCTGCCCTGATCACCATGATTAgatggttcaggtgtgtttgattcggGATGGAGCCACAATCTGTGGGGTGGTAACGCCCAGGACCAGGTTTGAACACCCCTTGTCTACAAGCTTAACTCAGAGTAAGTCTACTCAGAGTTGATTGAACTAACTTAATTCAGCTGTTCTGAAACCGAAAATCTCCGAGTTTCCCATCTCAGGGGAAGTAAACTCAGAATTCAAGTGTTAACTCAGAGTCCGTTGAACCTCCTTATTGAAACATAGATGATGGTTTGTTATTGATGATAACAACATAATCATCACCTTGATTCACTATGTTTTTGTGaggttttattcattttatataattttactgtatttatcatatttatatatatagtcatttttaattataatagcCCTGTGTAACATGGTATGAGATCCAGCAGTGTCCTAATCTTTTATCAAGGATTTGAAATAAGTGATAAGACACAAACATGTTAAACTACTGTGTCATTTAGACTCAAagagacatcaagaatcagtgtatgaatctcaacaatggtgacaatcaaaagcttcatgctgcaatgcatgctgggtacCTAGTCTTTTTGCACAAaatgggtctcattcactaagCATACATACAAACGATTTCAAGAACAAATCTCGATTCATGTGGGAAACACCAGCATGgtgttaaagtaacactgaaCCAGTTTTAGAGTTATTGAGATACTTAAGtgattaattaagtgatgaacacctgattataatgagcagaatcactgaaggacagagaaacaaATGAACAACAACTGCCTTCAGCCACatctttagatgaaatcaactgaagagacattaaacattttagacGTTTTATTGATTGGTccccattatggtgatcagtattTTGCTTTAATTGGGCTCTAGACTCTTgactttttaattttaatgactATCAGGTGTTTTAAAATCACTGTGCCACCCAGGGAGATTACAGTGTTTGATACTAAGAGCTcatacaatattttattttctccaTCCACCTTATTTTTAACATATTTACAGAGTGGGTGAGACCATTTGTAActtgttatttgttattatattattattttagctgTACAAAAACAGTCAGTTATGCTGCTTGATACTGCAAACGGATAATTCTTGTCATATTATGTGTATTATTGTAATCACAATCAGACTGGTTTGTTAACTCGGATTGACCACTAGAAGGAGGCAGAGGTTTCAATCAGACGTGTGGTGGTGTGTTTAACGGCATGCGAATCATGAACAGgaaatgacaacaacaaaaacccaCATAATTAAAAGCTAATTTTCAAAACCAGATGAGGACAAATCACCAGTGAAATATTCCTGAGCGAGTATAAAAGGTCCAAATAGTCGTGCTGACGGGACTTTTAGCATTTGAAAAAGCAAGCAGACATTATATAACACTGATGAATTGTGTTATTTACTATACACATATtttcatatattaaaaaagttcCCAGCATAATTTTATGGAGTGGAAACTGTGTGTCCACCGATGCTAAATGAAAGCGTTTCCTGTTTTTATCACACCTGCAGGAGATGAAGGGCTTCTTGGTTTGACCCACAGAATATAAATAGAGCAAAAGAAAATCAAAAGCACGAGAGCTTGTCATGTTGGCTTCTCTTTTGCAAACTGACCACATGATACAAACCCTGCAAAACCTTACAAACCCCCTCCAGGGATGAGCTTTACATGAGCATGCACTGGGGGCTTGGAAGACTGAGTTGGAGCTGGTGATACAGATAATAACAGACCAAGGCAGAGTCTTAAGGACGAGGGACCACAGTGAAACCGCAGGGATGAAGGGGGCAGAGCAGAGAAGATGGATGGAACAAGTGAAGGAGTCAGAGCCTGGGTAGCAGACAAGGATCAGCAGAGGAGGAAAGGCCAGGAAACTGGTCGAAACCTGAGTGCACAACAAGCCGGGTGTGATCGATGGGGCAGGAGAAAGTCCAGGGGTGGGAGTCCATTCCAGGGTATCCAGATCAATAAGTGCTTGTTCTGGGATTGACATGGCAGCAGAAGCTCTGGGGCGTACATGacctattattattagtaataaaaATACCAAACACACAGACTTAATGCCAAAGACAAGGTGATAAAAAAAGTTCAGTTCATTTATATTCTGCATCAAGCACTGagatgattgacagcagcgtaTTCACTGTAATCCTGATTATTCCTGATACTGTCACTGTCAGGACAGTCCGATGTCTTGAGAAAATTCACCACTGCGTAATTCAGATCCTCAGCAGATGTGATGCAGCACTGAGAGTCACCAGTGGATTTATCTACTGTAGCGTCAATGCATTTAGAAGAATCAGAGGGGCTTGTGGGTAATTGAGCCGTGGAATAAACAGCATCAGAAGAATCAGAGGGGTTTGTGGGTAGTTGAGCCGTGGAATAAACAGCGTCAGAAGAATCAGAGGGGCTTGTGGGTAGTTGAGCCGTGGAATAAACAGCGTCAGAAGAATCAGAGGGGTTTGTGGGTAATTGAGCAGTGGAATAAACAGCGTCAGAAGAATCAGAGGGGTTTGTGGGTAATTGAGCCGTGGAATAAACAGCGTCAGAAGAATCAGAGGGGCTTGTGGGTAATTGTTTATGAGTGTCTTTAATctcctcataatcataaccagtGTCAGAAACCTGAGGAGAGATGGAGAAAATATTTACAACTCTGAAGATCGTCAGGATGGACGTCATCAGACATTAATatcattttgaataaaaatcaACATTTTATAGAGTAACTGGACTCACCACTTCATGTTTTCCTAGTCCAGTCTGAGATGATGAATCACCGCCTGATAAAAATAATCGTCCTAAATTAATAAGGATATTATATCGCACTTCAACACTAATGTCTtgtgaaaatgtttttacacaTCATCAAATCTCTGTATTTTGTCTCATGTCTGATTGCAGCCAATAGGTGGAGACAAATTTAAACTGGGAAGTaaattagggttagggttagtttagTGTCTAAATCTAAAGTAGTTAAGAGGGAGTTTTACCTTGAGACTGATTCTTCTTATAAAGAAATAGTAATAAAAGTCCAGCGATGATCAGAACCAGAAGAACCAGAAGAACCAGAACAAGAGGGACGAGCAGAGAAGAGCCTAAAAAACAAGAGATATTAATAATCATAGAATATGATAATCTGAGTTTAATATCATGTTGTATGTTTATATTTCAGCACAAGGGCACCTGTTGGCATGTTAGGAGACGCGGATGTGATGTTAGATGAAgaggatgatggtgatgatgatgatgatgatgatgatgatgatgatgatgatgatgatgatgatgatgttggaACACTTGTATCTAAAACATCAATAAAATAGAGATATTTATTTCATTGTTTTCTTTCACCCCAGACAGAGATTGACATCATGTCTTTTAACGGTCAATGAGGCCATTCCACTACACAGAATTCATGTTTTCTGATGCACAGCACAAAAGTTTTTATGGCAAAATTTATATCCACATATGTATTGTCAATTTtgtataataaaaatcagcacaaaggAAGGACCAAAATTACcctttttggtaacactttacttgaaggggtgtgcataagactgacatgacaccttcataatcatgacatgacacgtgtcatgaatatgaaggagtttttatgcatgtttataacaactgtcattaagtgtcattcgcttaattatgtcatttttaatccaatgatgacatttcagagttgtctttgttatgacaacttgacataaaccaatacatcataacctgtcagtggctttgtcatgacaacttgacattaccaagacaacataacctgtcataaacatgacatgaaatgacatagcagattaataatcaaatttaagaaactacttagctttttgggtttacattacattagttgctaggcaacatgggggagaggacgctggcgttgtctgttcgccgcttctccacccacaaatcatgttaactttactattaaatttagattttattttatttccttatgtttgtgactagtctaacagtcagagctactattgggactgttgctgattgctggcagccactgagaggatgttgtttgccgttttttcaccgcttctcttctgtttttgtttgaatttgtggttggttttggtttgaaggacatttgatgttgctcgctgcggctgctctctcttctgggtgtcggctgctcactggtggtctccctcgggcttgaactgcgtggtggctgaagtttgcaccaggctagcgtcatcagcgtccggcattatgttgagatgtaatttttacttgttattcatgtattgttattttttccctttgttgcactttgagattctttggaatgaaaagtgcgttataaataaaatctattattattattattattatcaaactgtcatgtggttggttttgacgttggctgtcattaggctattataatgtcatgatttttttataaatttaatttgtcatttacatgtcattaagtgttaatactgtgtcaaattattttataacagtgtcatgaatatttagcttgacctgaaatatggcatcatagaggaaatcgtacagagtcattaaaaactattaatataactcaaaatgatatagtggcatagacatatacacctatatgatgatgtctatggtggcaccactggttTGGTGTACACTGTAACAGTTGTtggcagagcctcagtcaggttagtttgtttaggtgtttaatgtcaatttagtttgcagtaagtaaaaacaattcacaacaacgttattttgggtttaatatactttatttaaactttcactcactctttaacgaatagtttgagtttattcttaccatttctttgtttgtctgtttgttatggcggagtcccgtgtgctggtgcaccgtcaaaaggggttcgggcagaaacgttggccctatatataatgttccggccTAGGATCTAGTCGCAACCATTCCTTGTTCAGCCCAgggtggggctctaaagactattcctcttatttttatacatcggaagataatttataaagtgaagtcatttgacaatgtgttatttttctgtgtttgtttatgtgtgtatatgatgttgatatatatatgttttttttgtgtaatggccattatttgtgtatgtgttttcccctttttgcgttaattggtgctggtcacctgtgcataaattcatgccttgtgtttttaagagtcagttctgtgagagggcaggtcttaaaaattaaatgattgattttatttctcgaacttcttttcatatttttaagacatttgaaattgtctattatctaaccttctgttgaagctggtggaggaaacttaaaaaataaaataaaacattgtgaactgaaaaatattaatgatgctgttattaaaaaataatttgacagcgtattaacacctaattacattttaatgacaaattaaacttgtgccactgaaaaaaatgtatgacattataatggcctcagtcaacatcaaaaccaaccacataacagtttatggttaaccctataagctaagtaagtttcttaaatttgataatctgttgtgtcatgtttatgacaggttatgttgtcttggtaatgtcaagttgtcatgacaaagacaactccgaaatctccgtcatcattgcattaaaaatgacataattaagcgaatgacacttaatgacagttgtcataaacatgcataaaacctccttcatattcatgacacgtgtcatgtcatgattatgaaggtgtcatgtcagtcttatgcacacccattcaagtaaagtgttaccactgCACTTGTACTGTATCCAAATGACAACACTCAAGTAAAAAGACTGTAGCAATCCGGTGTACAAATTACCACACCAATGCTGCAACCAAACACTTTAGTAAGACCAAATTACCACATAAACCTTTACACTTTTTTCAGAAGTCCAGTTCctgcgtgcacacacacacacacacacacacacacacacacacacacacacacacacacacacacacacacacacacacaagctgtAGGAAATGAGAATATGAATGTACCAGAGCAGGACAACAACGTCTGAACAACTCAAGATGTTTCAAATGAACCAATTACAGTCTGCATAAATGAAATGAAGAATAAAACTATCACAAATACAAACACTGACCGATGCATCTGCAGAACAGGACCATAGATCTACCCAAAACACTTTTAACTGCAGAGACTGAAGTAATGCCGCAGCTCACTTTTGTAAGGACACTTCCTCTTTTAAACTGTGGCTTGTGACTTTGCTTTAACAGACAGCATGCTACTTCTATACTAAAATAATCCTGTGTGAACCTACAAAAATTGAATAAGCCTGGTTCTCCACTCTCTTTGCACAGTCAAGCAATGTGATGCAAGACACACGGTTATGATTAATATCACATTATAGAAAACCCTCCGTACCTGTAACAGTGATCGCAATGAGCAGATATATTCATGATTCTGTCCAATAATGCATGACTGACTGAAAGTGAAGTAATGAAAGCAGGTCCAGATTATGAGTGTAAATGTTAGATCAGGAGATAAAAAGGTTATTGATGGCGTCTGTTATGAGTGAGACGTGTGAACGGCAGTAATTTCAGTCAGTGTTGAGTATCGTGATGTTGTGGAGATCGTCATGGGTTTGAGGCTCTCAGTTACTCACCTGTTATAACCTCCAGCTTCACTTCAGTGTAGAGATCTTCACCCAAAAAGATATCAGTTCCACAGTAGTACAGGCCAgaatcctcttctctcagatcTCTGATGGTCACAGTGAGGACTTCTGAACTTGTGTTGTCATACAGAGAGAATCTTCCAAAATGAGCCCATTTATCTTTAATATCAGTCCTGATGAGGTCTTTGCACACTGACCACTGACCTCTACAAAAATACTTTGCATTTCTCTTATATCCTTCATCATATCTGCATTTGATCGTGACTCCGCCTCCTGAATATCCCGTCACACTGAAGCTCACAACACCTACAACAAACCAGCATCTTCATAAAAACACTAAAATGAGAATGAATGAGGATTCACTTTTTtcaaatttttaaaaacaaattcaaCCACATGAACCGAAGTGTAAGATTCTCCTCATCAAATCTGTGCTTTTGTCACTGATTCTTACCAGGAATCATCATCAGAGTGAAAGTCCAGATGATCTTCATTCTTCTCTCTTATTAAATGATCTTCTCTGTTGTCAGTAGATTCAGTTCTTCTGATGCTCTCTGTGTGTTCAGATGAGCTTTGACTGTTTCTTTCC
It includes:
- the LOC137073725 gene encoding CMRF35-like molecule 8, with amino-acid sequence MENGKAPGIDAIPVEFFKAFWPVLGEDLLAVLSDSLVGGLLPLSCRRAVLTLMPKKGVVSFSVTGYSGGGVTIKCRYDEGYKRNAKYFCRGQWSVCKDLIRTDIKDKWAHFGRFSLYDNTSSEVLTVTIRDLREEDSGLYYCGTDIFLGEDLYTEVKLEVITDTSVPTSSSSSSSSSSSSSSSSSSPSSSSSNITSASPNMPTGSSLLVPLVLVLLVLLVLIIAGLLLLFLYKKNQSQGGDSSSQTGLGKHEVVSDTGYDYEEIKDTHKQLPTSPSDSSDAVYSTAQLPTNPSDSSDAVYSTAQLPTNPSDSSDAVYSTAQLPTSPSDSSDAVYSTAQLPTNPSDSSDAVYSTAQLPTSPSDSSKCIDATVDKSTGDSQCCITSAEDLNYAVVNFLKTSDCPDSDSIRNNQDYSEYAAVNHLSA